A portion of the Zootoca vivipara chromosome 6, rZooViv1.1, whole genome shotgun sequence genome contains these proteins:
- the C6H16orf78 gene encoding uncharacterized protein C16orf78 homolog: MKTINDNLLKQEERKVKKWLKKQAQISPSSSTYKTLYYKPLSHPASSQEQFTDTRTVSRKDSFDSPWTQSGDHLSNFVSFLRLPTKRSSNDRKNSKDFTPFSGMDLPMQTISGRNVTAPRNSVYHGLPPYRDTRKGSNTGAASQDNSISLQEAMAFFPSLQRLSARGDRISISTLLLHKPLSAFPALQKKLKSLLEKEWEEENSKPLKLLPEFKPEEFLSCRYLRLSQSNIDTLLKLCKEAGIYIDLHPHMKASDIDVSKVLSFSPSKVL; encoded by the exons ATGAAGACGATTAATGATAACCTGCTGAAGCAAGAGGAAAGGAAGGTGAAAAAGTGGCTGAAGAAGCAAGCACAGATCTCGCCCTCTTCTTCAACCTATAAAACATTATACTACAAG CCACTCAGCCACCCTGCATCCAGCCAAGAACAATTCACAGACACTCGCACAGTCTCTCGGAAAGATTCCTTCGATAGCCCGTGGACCCAGTCTGGTGACCATCTTTCCAACTTCGTGAGCTTCCTGAGACTCCCAACCAAAAGGTCAAGCAATG ACCGGAAGAATTCCAAGGATTTCACACCTTTCAGTGGAATGGATTTGCCCATGCAGACCATCTCTGGCAGAAATGTAACTGCACCCAGAAACAGTGTTTACCACGGCCTCCCACCTTACAGAGACACCAGGAAGGGAAGCAACACCGGGGCGGCTAGCCAGGACAACAGCATATCACTCCAAGAAGCCATGGCATTCTTCCCTTCCTTGCAAAGGTTGTCAGCGAGGGGAGACCGGATCTCAATATCAACACTGCTTCTCCATAAGCCACTCTCTGCATTCCCAGCATTGCAGAAGAAGCTCAAAAGCTTGCTGGAGAAAGAATGGGAGGAAGAGAACTCAAAGCCTCTCAAGCTGCTGCCTGAGTTTAAGCCTGAAGAATTTTTGAGCTGCAG GTACCTCCGTTTGTCCCAGAGCAATATTGATACCTTGCTGAAGCTGTGCAAGGAAGCTGGGATTTATATTGACTTGCATCCTCATATGAAAGCATCAGACATTGACGTTAGTAAGGTGCTCTCATTCAGTCCTAGCAAGGTATTGTAG